The sequence CAGAATTTCTCGCGTGGCCCCGTCGGCCACCCTGGCCGTGAACGCCAAGGCCCAGGAACTCAAGGCCGCCGGCCGGGACGTCATCAGCCTGGCCGTGGGCGAGCCCGACTTCAGGACTCCGGAACATGTCTGCCGGGCGGCCAAGGAGGCCATCGACCAGGGTTTCACCAGGTACACGGCCGAGGCCGGGATTCCGGAGCTGCGCCGGGCCGTGGCCGGGTATTTCAACCGCTGGTACAAGACCTCGGCCGGACCGGAGCATACGATCGTTTCCAACGGCGGCAAGCAGGCCCTCTACAATCTCCTTCAGGTTCTGGTGGATCCCGGGGAAAAGGTTCTTGTTCCGGCCCCCTATTGGGTCAGCTACCCGGACATGGCAACCCTAGCCGGAGGGGAGAGCGTCATCGTCCCAAGCGAGGCCGAGAACGGCTACCTGGTGACGGTTGAGGCCCTGGATCGGGCCTGGACGGCCGAGTGCCGGGTCCTAATCCTCAATTCACCCTCGAACCCCACGGGCGCGGTATATTCCCCAAGGGCTTTTGACGAGATCATGGACTGGGCCATGTCCAAGCCCGGGCTTTTCGTCATCAGCGACGAGATTTACGACCAACTGGTCTATTCGGCCGAGGGACATGCCGGAGCATCATTGTGGTGGCAACGGTTCCCGGAGCGGGTGGCCGTGGTCAACGGCCTGGCCAAGAGCTTCGCCATGACCGGCTGGCGGGTGGGCTACGCCCTGGCCCACGCCGATCTGGTCAAGGCCATGTGCAAGCTCCAGGGCCAGAGCACGTCCAATGTCTGTTCCATCGCCCAGAAGGCGGCCTTGGCCGCCCTGGAAGGGCCCTGGAATCTGGTGGAGGAGATGCGGCAAGCTTTTGTTCGCCGGCGGGATCTGGCCTTGGAGCGGGTCCGATCCTGGCCGGGAGTGGTCTGTCCCAGGGCCGACGGGGCCTTTTACCTCTTCCCCAGGGTTGACGCCCATTACCGGAACGGGGTGAACGGCTCGTCAGACCTGTGCGCCAAAATCCTCGAGGAGTGCGGGGTGGCCCTGGTTCCTGGAGCGGCCTTCGGTGAAGACCGCTGCATTCGCCTCTCCTATGCCACGGCCGACGAGACCCTGGAGCGGGCCCTTGAGGCCATGGGTCGGCTTTTCGTCGAAAATTGACATCCAACCGAGGTGAGATCATGGCCAAAGTGACCGAATGCCGGGTCTGGAAGGCCCTGGACGCCCATGCCCGAGATATGGCCGGGCGGCACATGCGCGAGATGTTCGAGGCCGATCCGGACCGGTTTGACCGCTTTTCCGTCCGACACCAGGGTTTCCTGTTCGACTATTCCAAAAATCAGATCCTGCCCGAGACTATGAATCTTCTCATGGCTCTGGCCCGGGAACGTGGGGTGCCGGAGCGGATCGAGGCCATGTTTCGGGGGGATCGGATCAATACGACCGAGAACCGGCCGGTCCTCCACGTGGCTCTGCGGAATGTGTCCAACCGGGCCATCCTGGTCGACGGCCAGGACGTCATGCCCGAGGTCCGGTCCGTTCTGGCCAGGATGAGGACCTTTACTGGCCGGGTCCGATCCGGGGCCTGGACCGGGATCACGGGCAGGGCCGTGAACGACGTGGTCAACATCGGCATCGGCGGTTCGGATCTCGGGCCCCTCATGGTCACCGAGGCCCTGGCCCACTATGCCGATGGGCCGCGTTGCCATTTCGTGTCCAACGTGGACGGAACCCATATCGCCGAGACCCTGGCCGGACTGGACCCCGAGACGACCCTCTTCGTGGTGGCCTCCAAGACCTTCACCACCCAGGAGACCTTGACCAATGCGGTCACGGCCCGGGACTGGCTGACCGCAGCCCTGGGGGACGAGGCTGTGGCCAGGCATTTCATCGCCCTGTCCACCAACGCCAAGGCCGTGGCGGCCTTTGGCATCGACACGGCCAACATGTTCGAGTTCTGGGACTGGGTGGGGGGGCGCTACTCCCTGTGGTCGGCCATCGGCATGACCATCGCCCTATCCGTGGGCATGGACCGGTTCATGGAGCTTCTGGCCGGGGCCCACGACATGGACGAGCATTTCCGCACGACCCCAGTGGAGACGAACATCCCGGTGATCATGGCCATGCTCGGCATCTGGTACGTGAACTTTCTGGGAGCCGAGACCCAGGCCATCATTCCCTATGACCAGTACCTGCATCGGTTCGCGGCCTATTTTCAGCAGGGGGACATGGAGAGCAACGGCAAGTCCGTGACCTTGGACGGGGAGAGGGTGGACCACGCCACGGGCCCCATCGTCTGGGGGGAGCCGGGAACCAACGGCCAGCACGCCTTTTTCCAGCTTATTCATCAGGGCACCCGCCTGATTCCCTGCGACTTCATCGCCCCGGCCGTGTCCTTGAATCCGGTGGGGAATCACCACGCCATCCTGCTTTCCAATTTTTTTGCCCAGACCGAGGCCCTGATGCGGGGACGGACCGAGGCCGAGGCCGTTTCCGAACTGCTGGCCTTGGGGCTTGGCCGGGCCCGGGCCGAGGCCCTGGCTCCGCATAAAACCTTTCCGGGCAACCGGCCGACGACCTCTATCCTGGTCCAACGGATGGACCCCTTCACCCTGGGCCGGCTCATCGCCATGTACGAACATAAGATCTTTGTCCAGGGCACAGTCTGGAATGTGAACTCCTTCGACCAGATGGGGGTCGAGCTGGGCAAGCAGCTGGCCAAGGCCATCCTGCCCGAGCTGGAAGGGCCGGACCCGGTGGCCGGGCACGACTCCTCCACCAACGGGCTGATCAACTCCTTCAAGGCCATGGGCGGAAGCTCTCTTGCGTAGCACCTTTCTGCAGGATCCGGCCCGGCCGTTTCAGCTGGTCAAGTACCTATCCTGGGGGTCTTTTCTCCTGATCCTGGTTTCCAGCCTGCTCCTTTCGGTCCTCATCTCCAACTCGGCCCGCAAGACCATCCTCCAGAAGAAGCAGGAGCTGGCCCTGCTCCTGGCCGAGAATCTCAACCACCAGATTTATCAGCGCTTCACCCTGCCCACGGTCATCGGCTTCGGGCGGGTCCAGCTCAAAGAGCAGGGCCAGTATGACCGGCTGGATCAAGTCGTGGTCTCCACGGTCCACGGGTTCCATCCCTTGGACATCCGTATCTACGACAACGAGTTCGTGGTTTCCTATTCCTCGGAGCGGGAGGAACTGGGGCGGTCTTTCGGCAAGGACCCCCTGATCAAGCGGGCCATCGACGAAGGGAAAAGCTCCTTCGACCTGCATCGGTCCATGTCCAACTGGCGGGCCATGCTCAGCCTGAACCTGCCCGAGGAGACCTTTGTTCTGCGAACGGTCTACCCGCTGCGGGCCGAGCGGGATTTGCGCTGGCGAACCACGCCCGGGCCGCTCATGGGCGTCTTGGAATTCACCCTGGACGTCACCAAAGACTACCGCGAGGTCATCCATTTTCAATGGCTGGTTACAGGCATCAGCTTCGGGTCCTTTTTGATTCTGTTTCTTCTCCTGTTCGGTCTCATCAACCGGGCCGACCGGATCTTCGCCGAGCGGGTTCGGGACAAGGAGCGTCTGGAGCGTGAGCTCCACCAGAACGAGAAATTGGCCGGCATGGGGCGGGTGGTGGCCAGCATCGCCCATGAGATCCGCAATCCTCTGGGGATCATCCGCAGCAGCGCCGAATTGCTGCTCAAGCGGGCCAAAAAGGAAGGCAACGCCATGACGCCCATCGTGGAGGCCATCTTCGAGGAATCGAAACGACTGAGTTCCACGGTGAACGA comes from Deltaproteobacteria bacterium and encodes:
- a CDS encoding pyridoxal phosphate-dependent aminotransferase yields the protein MKLSNRISRVAPSATLAVNAKAQELKAAGRDVISLAVGEPDFRTPEHVCRAAKEAIDQGFTRYTAEAGIPELRRAVAGYFNRWYKTSAGPEHTIVSNGGKQALYNLLQVLVDPGEKVLVPAPYWVSYPDMATLAGGESVIVPSEAENGYLVTVEALDRAWTAECRVLILNSPSNPTGAVYSPRAFDEIMDWAMSKPGLFVISDEIYDQLVYSAEGHAGASLWWQRFPERVAVVNGLAKSFAMTGWRVGYALAHADLVKAMCKLQGQSTSNVCSIAQKAALAALEGPWNLVEEMRQAFVRRRDLALERVRSWPGVVCPRADGAFYLFPRVDAHYRNGVNGSSDLCAKILEECGVALVPGAAFGEDRCIRLSYATADETLERALEAMGRLFVEN
- a CDS encoding glucose-6-phosphate isomerase; protein product: MAKVTECRVWKALDAHARDMAGRHMREMFEADPDRFDRFSVRHQGFLFDYSKNQILPETMNLLMALARERGVPERIEAMFRGDRINTTENRPVLHVALRNVSNRAILVDGQDVMPEVRSVLARMRTFTGRVRSGAWTGITGRAVNDVVNIGIGGSDLGPLMVTEALAHYADGPRCHFVSNVDGTHIAETLAGLDPETTLFVVASKTFTTQETLTNAVTARDWLTAALGDEAVARHFIALSTNAKAVAAFGIDTANMFEFWDWVGGRYSLWSAIGMTIALSVGMDRFMELLAGAHDMDEHFRTTPVETNIPVIMAMLGIWYVNFLGAETQAIIPYDQYLHRFAAYFQQGDMESNGKSVTLDGERVDHATGPIVWGEPGTNGQHAFFQLIHQGTRLIPCDFIAPAVSLNPVGNHHAILLSNFFAQTEALMRGRTEAEAVSELLALGLGRARAEALAPHKTFPGNRPTTSILVQRMDPFTLGRLIAMYEHKIFVQGTVWNVNSFDQMGVELGKQLAKAILPELEGPDPVAGHDSSTNGLINSFKAMGGSSLA
- a CDS encoding two-component sensor histidine kinase, with protein sequence MQDPARPFQLVKYLSWGSFLLILVSSLLLSVLISNSARKTILQKKQELALLLAENLNHQIYQRFTLPTVIGFGRVQLKEQGQYDRLDQVVVSTVHGFHPLDIRIYDNEFVVSYSSEREELGRSFGKDPLIKRAIDEGKSSFDLHRSMSNWRAMLSLNLPEETFVLRTVYPLRAERDLRWRTTPGPLMGVLEFTLDVTKDYREVIHFQWLVTGISFGSFLILFLLLFGLINRADRIFAERVRDKERLERELHQNEKLAGMGRVVASIAHEIRNPLGIIRSSAELLLKRAKKEGNAMTPIVEAIFEESKRLSSTVNDFLDYARPKQPKRDRVDLTAVTQRVVDFVSGEWQSRGVGIVFKPSGPSEVLGDSDLLYRAVYNLVVNGCQATESSGGSVEIRVEAGPSPSVVITDQGPGFEPELLDKYLEPFYTTKDSGTGLGLAIVDTIAQGHGAALILENRKDGGALVRLTFSDRPV